In Rutidosis leptorrhynchoides isolate AG116_Rl617_1_P2 chromosome 2, CSIRO_AGI_Rlap_v1, whole genome shotgun sequence, one genomic interval encodes:
- the LOC139892587 gene encoding mitochondrial phosphate carrier protein 3, mitochondrial-like, with product MDNYCPQQSVIPMFLYSSSSSSNHLIEFEHLIANRRNSSSFSPSVTDVISNMEVYSPAYYATCSVGGIFSCGLTHMAVTPLDIIKCNMQINPAKYKTIASAFGTLLKDQGIKGFFTGWVPTLLGYSAQGACKFGFYEFFKKAYSDIAGPENAAKFKTLIYLAGSASAELIADIALCPFEAVKVRVQTNPGFPIGLSDGFFKLINAEGTSGLYKGLGPLWGRQIPYTMMKFASFEIIVEMLYKHVIPIPKDQCSKRVQLGVSFIGGYVAGVLCAVVSHPADNLVSFLNNSQGATVGSAVKKLGLLGLLTRGLPIRILMIGTLTGAQWGIYDAFKVLAGLPTTGGAHRLGAKGQGNCWVTDKNK from the exons ATGGATAATTACTGTCCACAGCAATCGGTGATCCCGATGTTCCTCtactcatcttcatcttcttccaaTCATTTGATCGAATTCGAGCATTTGATTGCAAATCGACGCAATTCGTCGTCGTTTTCACCGTCTGTAACTGATGTTATTAGTAATATGGAGGTTTATTCGCCTGCTTATTACGCCACGTGTAGTGTAGGTGGCATTTTCAGTTGTGGACTCACTCATATGGCGGTTACTCCACTTGATATCATTAAATGTAATATGCAG ATTAACCCTGCAAAATACAAGACAATTGCTTCTGCTTTCGGTACATTACTGAAAGACCAAGGAATTAAAGGATTTTTTACCGGATGGGTGCCAACATTACTAGGTTACAGTGCACAGGGTGCTTGCAAGTTTGGGTTTTATGAATTTTTTAAGAAAGCCTACTCTGACATTGCTGGTCCAGAAAATGCAGCCAAGTTTAAAACATTGATCTACCTTGCAGGTTCTGCATCTGCAGAACTTATTGCTGATATTGCCCTTTGTCCTTTTGAGGCAGTTAAGGTTCGGGTCCAAACAAATCCTggatttccaataggtttatcagATGGCTTCTTTAAGCTCATTAATGCTGAAGGCACGTCTGG GCTGTACAAGGGGCTGGGACCTCTTTGGGGGCGACAGATCCCAT atacgATGATGAAGTTTGCATCTTTTGAGATAATCGTGGAGATGTTATACAAGCATGTCATCCCCATACCAAAAGATCAATGTAGCAAAAGAGTGCAGCTTGGAGTTAGCTTTATTGGTGGGTATGTTGCTGGTGTACTGTGTGCCGTGGTCTCTCACCCAGCTGATAATTTGGtgtctttcctcaacaattcccaAGGGGCTACTGTTGGCAGT GCTGTAAAGAAGTTAGGTCTGTTGGGTCTTCTTACTCGTGGTCTTCCTATTCGTATTTTGATGATCGGCACCCTTACTGGAGCACAATGGGGAATCTATGATGCTTTCAAAGTTCTTGCTGGCCT
- the LOC139889384 gene encoding uncharacterized protein: MDKTFKMLEFIIDDDSDDEKLLILLVIWRKKKWREKLVVSESFETRVYIPRDCEIAAERLFNDYFADSPVYPENIFKRRFRMSRQLFLRIIEGISNFNSSDIPDYFMYFKERLDAAGRQSLTILQKCTAVIRQMAYETTPDLFDEYIKIGKKTAALCLDNFCKCVFHLFAREYLRKPTTEDIARLYNFHAQKHGLPGMLGSIDCMHWEWKNCHVA, translated from the coding sequence ATGGATAAAACATTCAAGATGCTCGAGTTTATTATTGATGACGATTCGGATGATGAAAAATTGTTAATTTTGTTAGTAATTTGGCGGAAGAAGAAGTGGAGAGAGAAGTTAGTAGTTAGCGAGTCCTTCGAAACCCGGGTTTATATTCCGAGGGATTGTGAAATTGCGGCTGAGAGGTTATTCAATGATTATTTTGCGGATTCACCAGTGTATCCGGAAAACATATTCAAGCGACGTTTTCGAATGAGTCGTCAATTATTTCTCCGAATAATCGAAGGTATATCTAACTTTAATAGTAGCGATATTCCcgattattttatgtattttaaagaaCGTCTTGATGCAGCTGGTCGTCAAAGTTTGACAATACTACAAAAGTGTACTGCAGTCATACGTCAAATGGCGTATGAAACTACACCTGATTTGTTTGACGAATACATAAAAATTGGTAAGAAAACTGCTGCTTTATGTTTAGATAATTTTTGCAAATGCGTATTTCATTTGTTTGCGAGAGAGTATTTGAGAAAGCCAACAACAGAAGATATTGCTCGGCTTTATAATTTTCACGCCCAAAAACATGGTTTACCGGGTATGCTTGgtagtattgattgtatgcattgggagtgGAAGAATTGTCATGTTGCGTGA
- the LOC139889385 gene encoding protein ALP1-like, with the protein MLEAVASQDLWIWHRFFGMAGANNDINVLNASPLFNSIKDGTAPPSPFDVNGHHYDRGYYLGDGIYPDWAMLVKAPHAPTDEPRKKIKRFQESARKDIECAFGVLQGRFAMLKTPARSLDFNKIRRHMYACLVLHNMIQENNGFVIGRREERMIERNPPRRFERDLRDQDARVKEIRDRQVHRKLEANLTEHI; encoded by the coding sequence ATGCTTGAAGCAGTCGCCTCTCAAGATTTGTGGATATGGCATAGATTCTTTGGTATGGCAGGTGCAAACAACGACATTAACGTTTTAAATGCCTCACCGTTGTTCAACAGTATAAAGGACGGAACTGCTCCTCCTTCACCATTTGATGTAAACGGGCATCATTACGATAGAGGGTATTACCTAGGTGATGGTATATACCCTGATTGGGCTATGTTGGTCAAAGCACCCCATGCTCCAACAGACGAACCGCGAAAAAAAATTAAACGATTTCAAGAAAGTGCCAGAAAAGATATTGAGTGTGCATTTGGAGTATTACAGGGTAGATTTGCAATGTTAAAAACTCCAGCGAGATCTTTGGacttcaacaaaattagaagacatatGTATGCTTGTCTCGTATTACATAACATGATTCAAGAAAATAACGGATTTGTTATTGGAAGGAGAGAAGAAAGAATGATAGAAAGGAACCCACCACGACGATTTGAAAGGGATTTGAGGGATCAAGATGCAAGGGTTAAGGAAATAAGAGATAGGCAAGTTCACAGGAAGTTAGAGGCAAATTTAACCGAGCACATTTGA